The following nucleotide sequence is from Pedobacter sp. PACM 27299.
TCATAATGGCAGTGGTTACGATGAAAAGAAGAGAAAATCAGTGGTCGATAAGTTTAAAACTTTTGCTCATGAAGGCATTGGTATCTCTGATAATTCGGATATCTGGGTGATTTTTCAGGAGTTCGAATCTGCAGAGCAGGCTGCTTGTAATGAGCGGATTCCAAAGGAAGAAGTGGAAGCTTTTAAAGCAAAATACGCGGATCAAAACCTTTGGGAGATTTCCCGTTTTGGCGCTTATACCACCTTTTTCTTTTTAACGAAAGATCAGATGCTGCAGAGTAAAGACAGCGGAATGCAGTCGGAAATCAGAGCCGAATACCTGAAGCTGCTGAAACCTTACGATGAGTTTAATTATTTCAATCTGGAGAACTTACCGATTGTATTTGATAATAAAGAAAATTTTGATGAGCATTACCAGGGAAGCTGGCATCAATTTTACAGATAAGGCTGTTTTCATCTTATTTGATAATGGAACACAGATCAGGTTGAAAACCATATTAGGTGCTACCTGCGGAACTAATCCGCAGGTAGCACTGGTTCCAGATCTTTCAATTCTTCCTCGGTAAATAACTTGGAATGGATTAAAAAGCCCATATCTAGGGTGGATTCAAGAGAAAAGCTCGCTGCTCTTCCAGGAATGACATCCAGTGTCAGTTTCGTATGTTTCCAATACTCAAACTGATCTCCGGCCATATAAAATTTACAGCCTTCAATTTCGCCAATACACACATCATT
It contains:
- a CDS encoding DUF779 domain-containing protein; the protein is MGIKRIEATAAAKAVIAKLKEEYGELMFHQSGGCCEGSYPHCFEKGGFLLGSNDVCIGEIEGCKFYMAGDQFEYWKHTKLTLDVIPGRAASFSLESTLDMGFLIHSKLFTEEELKDLEPVLPAD